The Cydia pomonella isolate Wapato2018A chromosome 13, ilCydPomo1, whole genome shotgun sequence genome segment TCAGCCAATGCTTCGGAGCCCAAGATTTACTTTCCGACTTTCTCCTCCACTTCACTCAGCCGTCATGTCATCCCTCGCAACGTCAAGCCAGCACCTTACTGGCTTGTATTCTTTCACGAGATCTATTCGAAGTATTATTGAATACGCCTTCAGGGTAAATAAAAGATTGTTATGacttttatgatttatttaataaagatcTCTTTTGACTTGAACACGGTCGCTAAATTCTTACAGACAGTAAAAGAAATATAACATTGAGAGTGTTTACCTCTTATCAGTCCAGCTTAGCAGTTACATACCTATTACTTAAGTCTCACTGACTGatttaaatatgaattttaagtaatcattatttacaatcattataaatatgtatcaatAAAGGTAATTTATTAGACACTTGTCACAACAACTGGCAGTGTTAAGAAAGTGCAGGTCACTCGGTATCGTTCCGGggtactttaaaataaataggataTAAACCATAGAACAATTATATAGAACAATAAATATGAGCTCCAACAGTTTTCATAGAATATCCATCGTGTAACCATTTTCATTGCTCTGTAAAATGTTGTCTAGAATCAAAACCTTTTTAATGTTGGCTAGAATCAaagtgtaggtaggtatatataaaaattCTAATGCAACCTATGTAATTAACTAGACAAAAATCCGTATGACATGGCAAAACATTAAACATCAAAGAGGTATTAATAAgtagaaataataaaacttagtaCTAAAGTTAAAGAAGATTTAGAATTAGTGACTCAATAATGTAGGGATATTCATTGGTACATAACTATGCACCTAAGTGACAAGtgtctaatataattatttatcagcAATTATATCGGTCACATCCTTAATTTTTAGGTAAATGGTAAATTACAACATTCTAGAAATTGTGactttagaataaataatacaaagatattataaaatgtgCTCGTTTATATTTGAGTGTAgattgttaaaaatattgtcaaatcGTAAATATTGTTTATCTTAATCACTcaaacataaaatattcattacgATTGCTGCAAAAATGAGATGTGTTTTAGACTTTATCCACTACCTATAtctgtgatattttttttataaaagccTTTCAAATAACAATGCAAAAAAGTTTCCGTAACAAAAGAACAGTGCACTGTATGCCTacgtatttacaaaatatacaattacacaCTAACAACTATTAACAATGGACTCGAGAAcaacatttatttctttaaaaaaacgacatttttacacagattcttagttttaaataaatatgttggaCCAAAGGTTTCTTGACTTGCTACTCGTAATGGTTCCTTAGGTACTTTTGAAAGTTAACATTGCAGTGGTTTTAGAATAATGTAATTGGTGCAAAATTAAGCCTGAAGCACGTTTTATTAAATAGATCGAGTCGAGCAGtctgtaataatgttctaaaTAACTACCTATAccgttttttataaaaactagtgcttaatATTGTACGAAATGGTGTTTTTTTTCTGACAGTAACATCTTGAAAGTTTTCAGGCTTTATTAGGCACCATTAAAATTTACTAAAACAGCAGACAACAATACTTTTTACACATATCTACGTGTGATAAGGTATAGGTTTGTATAGAAAAGTTACAGACAAACATCaaatagttttttaattaatatgtaccAGCTAATGCCAACGATTTCCAATTACCATATACAAAATGCGATTTAACTGTGTCAGCCTTTTCATGTAGGTACCTAGTAACTACTAAAAATTGATAAGTAGTAACAACGTAGTCCTTATGTTTCTATGAAACGGTTGTCAAAAcaacacaaatatttatttaggctTTTCTATCACTTCAACGTATACTCGCCGCGTACTTTCCCGAAGTCTCTTGATTTATTTACACATgctttttacattttgttacaCGATCGCACTGCAGACTGTCTTTGAGACGTGCTGCAAGGTCTGCGTAATGGAATGTTTTTGTTGTGAGGTTTCTGATGTATGTATTTGGAGGGCGGAGGGAGAACGCTTATCGCGGCCCGATCGTAAGGAGCCCTTCAGATGAATTGGAGGCCGGGAGCGTGAGGGGCCTCGGCCCCTCAGCTCTGCGCTAGGGAATCCAGCGGCACCACCAGTTTTCCGTTGGAGTAGCTGTaacaaagaaaaaactttaaactAAACAGCGACGGTATTCTCGCAGGtcttattttacaaaacttttAAAGTTTACGTTGCTAAATGTAAGAAAACACTtggaatttttttattaacttttctaagagtttaatttaatgttatgaAAGTTCTTAATAGAAATATTAACCTGTATGGCATAGTGGCTGTTCTGGACTTAGCTCGGCTTGGCCTACAGGCGTCATCTGCAACCAAGACCACACGTATTGTTTTGACATTTGTCTTGGCGGACTAATCAGAAACTTTGCCCTCGTTCTAAGTTACATCGCATCGCCGGGGCTTAATTAAGTGGTAGCGCATGCTATTGTCTCGGTTCTTGCGGAACAATACTTATCTTAAGTCGAAGTCAGTAGAAGTAATATCTCCGATACCTTAACGAGGGAACTTTGTATCGACTTCGTTAATCGTTCCTGACCCAGCCGCGCGgtcgttattattgttaatacatactttaatatttaacacaatGGTGTTAGATTTGTTGTTTAACCGATTGTTATGTTGTGAATGTTTTTAAAAGGGTTATTTGAAGTCCTCCATGAggtaaaaaacataatttaaaatggACGCGGCTTAGCCAATCggggtgttaaataaaaaaaaatcgttacatCATTAGTAATAAGCTATTTGATTACAAGATgatataattgttttattagtgGTTTAATGTGTTTGGATAATTGGCAAGTGATTTGTGTAGGACCCTTACCATGGTGCGGCTAACATCGTTGTGAGAGGCACGCATCGCATGTGACCGGCTCGGCACGCCGCTTGCTCTGAGAGCCCTGCGACCCGGACTTACGCCGGAAAGTGTACCTAACGAGCAGACCTGCAATGCAAAATGCCGCACCgttaacaaaacaaacaaacaaaaacaacaaacagaGCCAGGCGCGCGCGTCCATCTGAAAACGCCCATGGGCGGATGAAAGTGGGCGAAAATAAAACGGGAGTGATACTCTCAGGGGTTTTATGACTTGATATCGCGGAATCATTCGTGTTTTATGTGAGAACGGATACGCAAATCTAAATTTTGTAGTGAATGTTATTTTGGTATCGTGTGTAGTATTTGTCAACTATGTagaaagaaattaaattgtttgttgagatttaaagttttttgaaactttcatATTTCATGCATCTAGCTTATCTTAATATAAATGGTTTAGGATTAACTTACCAGTGAGACCGGCCTTGTTGATGCTGTTTGAGCTAGAGAAACCTGATATTTTCTTCCAGGACTTCTTATTCCAAAACCCCGTCGTTTTAGCGTCACCGCAGCTAGAACTACGGGGTGAGGTGGTGTCCCTAGGGCAACGCACGCTGCATTCATCAGCACCTAGTATGCGGACTCCGGCACCACGCGTACCATACGCCACCGCCGGTAAGTGAGGCACCGACCCAGTCGGCTTTCGTCGCAAACTCCCGACGTAACTCGCTCCACTGCTGCTCCCACTAAACCCGCTATCCAAATCCGGGGGATTACAGCTCGCAGGTGAAAGTAATTCATCTGTCGGCCCGACTCTTAGCAATTCTTCTATATTAtccctatcttcagctcgctcTGAATCTGGTGATTCGCATTCTGGCATTAACATCGCTTCGACACTTAGATTTAGCTCTCCTAAAATTCTCTTGTGCCTCGATTCTACTCGGCGAACTTCTTCTTCTACGACGCTCCTGTCTAGAGACACGAGAGATTGTCGTGGTGCGTATCTATGCTTAGGACAGGTTCTTGTTCCGTCTGTTATTTCTTCATAGATATTTTCCTCGGTTCCGTATCGAGTGACATAATTGTGACGTGCTGTACGATCTCTTGGTATTCCGCCGCGTCCTCGATGTCTGTTAGCCTTTCTTGACGACGACGGCATTGATAAATGATGGTCATAGTAGGCATATGAATAGTCAACGGGCTCGAACCTTTCCATTGTAGCAGCAATATTGCTTCTGTTCCACGTTTGTGGGGGTGGATCTCTTGACAAGTTAACGGCGGCCAGCCGAGCTGGTAAAATTTCATCCAAGTCCCTAGCACAACGCTCGTCAAGTGATTGCGCTCCATCGTCCTCTTCCCGCCTGTGCTTTCTATGAGCTCGGCGACCCTGAGTGCGCGTGTGGGCACGCTCACAGTCCGACCCATGACCGTGATTATAATCAGGTGTATGACTACGATTATAATCGACCGGCCTGTGTTTACAATCTAAGGTATGATGATAATCAGGTGTGTGCCTGAGACTGTAGCTAGAATTTCCTTCATAGTCAGATCGATCGTAAGAGGGACTCTCGTCGTTGCTCGTGTGGGGGTGAGGACAATCGGCGGCGATGCCTGACTCTGATGAAGGGTAATCGTGTACTTCTGCGGTGGTGAGCACCCGATCGTCGGGGCGTGCAGGCTCTGAGACGGCGTGGCGGTGGTGAGGCCTGGGACGCGTAGTTTCGCGACAGCTGGCGAAGGTGCGCTGGAGCGAGGGCGTGTGTTGCAGCTGGTAACGGCCGCACCTGGGGTCGTACACCGCCTCCCCCGACTCCTCGGGGCTTGGCGGCGCGCTTTGTGATTCCATGGCTCATCGTCTCATATCCAATCGGTATCtgtaaagaaaaacaattcTATATCAGTTTCCAAATATTGAAGACACATACCGCGGACATGGAATGGCTTTTAACAAAATTCTGCGTCCCATACCGTGTTGAACTAAGGTCAATGAATTCGAAATTACGCGCTCCGTGATAAGGGTAGGGTAAGTGACGATCAACACCGTGGCCGACGTCGATATATCATCATCAGCCGACGGGTCATAAAAGGGATTTCACATTGTGTTTACGTTTCATATCAAGATTTTACTGTTATGTTTGAACATCAAACACCATTATACGGCACCAAAATGAAATAACTTAGTGAGTAGTATAAACTTGGGTGAACTCGTGAAACATAACACGGCAGTAATGAGACCGTCGCTGTATATAATAAGGGTAATAAATTGGGAGAGCCATGTTTTGTCACTTGTAACTATCTACAGTGGTAATAAGTTACTGATAAAAAATTGGATTTTGCATATCTAGAGTGCTGGACAAAAAGAATCATTCATTGCACGAAACTGAAAGTGTCCATCTGTAATAGACTCGAAGGCTATCTGTATTTATGTATTCCACTACACACAAGATATATCTTTTAACATTTCATGGCctattttacatacataataaaccTTCAagattcaacattttttttaaatgtaattgatAAGTATAGGGCCGAAGGGACGGGTGACACGAGCGTTGGTGTATAGTAAACTTCTTTATTGACGTAAGTAAAGATGGATCACACTTCATTTTGTTCTGgacaaattaaaatcataccGGAAGCACAATCGCAAATGAAACTTAGTCAAATATTTTGTGTGGTCTCCTTTTACGATCAACACTGCTGGTTATCTGCGAGGCACGCTTTCGACCAATTATTTTAGGTAAACCAGGCCGATATTGTCCCAAGCTTATTCCAGAGTTCTGAAGGAATCCTTGTTAgtgatatttgttttgttaattttgcCATACAAATATGACCACAAGTTCTCAACCGGGTTGATATCGGGCGATTATGGAGGCCATTCAAGCTATTTGATCCTATTTGCCTTGAATAATGCAGCAGATATTTTAACTGTGTGCTTGGGTCATTATCTTTCTGAAATAGATATATTACAGGCCCTCCAAGCCAAATTTAAGTAGAGATCTACCTATAAATTCTCTTGCAAAATGTTAATATGTATAACCTTCAGCAGTAATTATTCCATTAATTCGAGCTAAGCTGCCAACTCCAGACCTAGAAAATGAGCTCCTCGCCATAACATTACCCCCACCATGCTTAAtagttttttgtatattacGTTCTGTTACCGCTTCGCAAGGCTTACGCTACACCTTACACCACTTTTTTGTCCAAATGCTGCAATTTTATTTCATCAGTCCATAATAATGATTTCCATTACTCCGAGGTCCTGGCTCCAATATGATTCTTCGCAAAAATCTAAGACGGTTTTTTGTtagtaatacaaataaatgaagTTTGTAAAACAATGTTCTCTGAGCCTGCGACGAATAGTTCGAGGACTGATCGCATTAGAAACGATCCTAAGATCCATCATTTCCCTAACAACTCTCGATGATATTTTTGGATTTAACTTCACGCATCGAAGAATTTAGCATCATCCCATTGATTTGGTGGTTGCTTGCGACCGTCTCCAGGCAAATTCGCCACAGTTCTATGTTTTCCATGTTTTTTCAAATATGCTGTTCAGCTCCAACCGAAATGGCGCTTTAGAAGACAAACTCATTAAATGTACTATAAGTTTTCTATTATATAAGTACCAACACAAAAGAGttgtataagtaaataaaaaagcggccaagtgcgagtcggactcgcgcatgaagggttccgtaccatttaagacgtattaaaaaaaaatctacttgctagatcttgttcaacattttaccactttggacacacattttaccactttggaactgtctctcgcgcaaactattcagtttagaaaaaaaatgatgttaggaacctaaatatcatttttgaagacctatccatagataccccacacgtatgggtttgatgaaaaaatt includes the following:
- the LOC133524230 gene encoding uncharacterized protein LOC133524230 isoform X2 encodes the protein MESQSAPPSPEESGEAVYDPRCGRYQLQHTPSLQRTFASCRETTRPRPHHRHAVSEPARPDDRVLTTAEVHDYPSSESGIAADCPHPHTSNDESPSYDRSDYEGNSSYSLRHTPDYHHTLDCKHRPVDYNRSHTPDYNHGHGSDCERAHTRTQGRRAHRKHRREEDDGAQSLDERCARDLDEILPARLAAVNLSRDPPPQTWNRSNIAATMERFEPVDYSYAYYDHHLSMPSSSRKANRHRGRGGIPRDRTARHNYVTRYGTEENIYEEITDGTRTCPKHRYAPRQSLVSLDRSVVEEEVRRVESRHKRILGELNLSVEAMLMPECESPDSERAEDRDNIEELLRVGPTDELLSPASCNPPDLDSGFSGSSSGASYVGSLRRKPTGSVPHLPAVAYGTRGAGVRILGADECSVRCPRDTTSPRSSSCGDAKTTGFWNKKSWKKISGFSSSNSINKAGLTDDACRPSRAKSRTATMPYSYSNGKLVVPLDSLAQS
- the LOC133524230 gene encoding uncharacterized protein LOC133524230 isoform X3 codes for the protein MESQSAPPSPEESGEAVYDPRCGRYQLQHTPSLQRTFASCRETTRPRPHHRHAVSEPARPDDRVLTTAEVHDYPSSESGIAADCPHPHTSNDESPSYDRSDYEGNSSYSLRHTPDYHHTLDCKHRPVDYNRSHTPDYNHGHGSDCERAHTRTQGRRAHRKHRREEDDGAQSLDERCARDLDEILPARLAAVNLSRDPPPQTWNRSNIAATMERFEPVDYSYAYYDHHLSMPSSSRKANRHRGRGGIPRDRTARHNYVTRYGTEENIYEEITDGTRTCPKHRYAPRQSLVSLDRSVVEEEVRRVESRHKRILGELNLSVEAMLMPECESPDSERAEDRDNIEELLRVGPTDELLSPASCNPPDLDSGFSGSSSGASYVGSLRRKPTGSVPHLPAVAYGTRGAGVRILGADECSVRCPRDTTSPRSSSCGDAKTTGFWNKKSWKKISGFSSSNSINKAGLTATPTENWWCRWIP
- the LOC133524230 gene encoding uncharacterized protein LOC133524230 isoform X1 is translated as MESQSAPPSPEESGEAVYDPRCGRYQLQHTPSLQRTFASCRETTRPRPHHRHAVSEPARPDDRVLTTAEVHDYPSSESGIAADCPHPHTSNDESPSYDRSDYEGNSSYSLRHTPDYHHTLDCKHRPVDYNRSHTPDYNHGHGSDCERAHTRTQGRRAHRKHRREEDDGAQSLDERCARDLDEILPARLAAVNLSRDPPPQTWNRSNIAATMERFEPVDYSYAYYDHHLSMPSSSRKANRHRGRGGIPRDRTARHNYVTRYGTEENIYEEITDGTRTCPKHRYAPRQSLVSLDRSVVEEEVRRVESRHKRILGELNLSVEAMLMPECESPDSERAEDRDNIEELLRVGPTDELLSPASCNPPDLDSGFSGSSSGASYVGSLRRKPTGSVPHLPAVAYGTRGAGVRILGADECSVRCPRDTTSPRSSSCGDAKTTGFWNKKSWKKISGFSSSNSINKAGLTGLLVRYTFRRKSGSQGSQSKRRAEPVTCDACLSQRC